A part of Candidatus Deferrimicrobium borealis genomic DNA contains:
- a CDS encoding PBP1A family penicillin-binding protein, whose product MGGGVTGDAWEVPSILYGRPTEVRTGDSLGNLRFTERLRRLSYRRVAGKPSAAGTWSGEPDRIRIFTRDYRVEETPHNGGPVEIGIRDGRVVSIVSSAGVPLDSIHLEPEEIGRILGPRMESRRIVPLSAIPPSMQQAVLAAEDARFYSHHGIDAVGVARALVRNLREWRFAQGGSTITQQLAKNFFLSPKKTIGRKLREAELALALELRYPKKTILEMYLNKIYFGQEGARGIYGVEEAAGFYFSKQAADLTLEEAATLAGVIRSPNRYSPFRAPAAARERRDTVLARMRQLGMIDDPEYRRASHAPVRARARSSPANLAAYFADHIQRVTEDDLGGEKLFRTGYRFYTTLDPVQQAAAEEAVAKGLAEIERTALSAGEPLQAALVAVDPATGEMTAMVGGRGYGETQFNRATDAKRQPGSAFKPFVLLAAMERAADGRGKTTLSTIVSGEPVTVPGPKEPWTPSNFEGKRYGEITVRKALEESVNTATVRLALDVGLPEVVKTARAAGIRSPLSPVPSAALGSFEVTPVELAYAFATIASGGIRYDPFPLFSATTAAGEILTAAKVRWERAFDPRAAYLTGYAMQGVLDRGTAKTAKEMGIAFPASGKTGTTDGNRDSWFVGYTPDVVCAVWVGYDSGADTGVTGARGALRVWARFLRALYPESGPVTLRPPDGIEFAEIDPESGFLATTACPQTLREGYFSGTAPTDPCPLHPVDPVVDTVRRGVRDIADFFRNLFK is encoded by the coding sequence GTGGGGGGCGGGGTCACCGGGGACGCCTGGGAGGTCCCCTCCATCCTCTACGGGCGCCCCACGGAGGTCCGCACGGGGGATTCCCTCGGGAACCTCCGGTTCACCGAGCGGTTGCGCCGCCTTTCCTACAGACGGGTCGCGGGGAAGCCGTCCGCCGCCGGGACCTGGTCCGGGGAACCGGACCGGATCCGCATCTTCACGCGCGACTACCGGGTCGAGGAGACCCCCCACAACGGCGGCCCGGTGGAGATCGGGATCCGCGACGGGCGGGTCGTTTCGATCGTCTCTTCCGCCGGGGTCCCGCTCGATTCGATCCACCTCGAGCCGGAGGAGATCGGGCGCATCCTCGGCCCCCGGATGGAATCGCGGCGGATCGTCCCCCTGTCCGCGATCCCGCCATCGATGCAGCAGGCCGTGCTCGCCGCCGAGGACGCCCGGTTCTACTCCCACCACGGCATCGACGCGGTCGGGGTCGCCCGCGCGCTCGTCAGGAATCTGCGGGAGTGGCGATTCGCCCAGGGGGGGTCCACGATCACCCAGCAGCTGGCGAAGAACTTCTTCCTCTCCCCGAAGAAGACGATCGGGCGGAAGCTTCGCGAGGCGGAGCTCGCCCTGGCGCTCGAGCTGCGGTACCCGAAGAAGACGATCCTCGAGATGTACCTCAACAAGATCTATTTCGGCCAGGAGGGTGCCCGCGGGATCTACGGCGTCGAGGAGGCGGCGGGCTTCTATTTCTCGAAGCAAGCAGCGGACCTCACCCTCGAGGAGGCCGCGACGCTGGCCGGCGTAATCCGCTCGCCGAACCGGTACTCCCCGTTCCGCGCCCCGGCGGCCGCGAGGGAGCGCCGCGACACGGTGCTCGCGAGGATGCGCCAGCTGGGGATGATCGATGATCCGGAGTACCGCAGGGCGTCCCACGCACCGGTCCGGGCGCGGGCGCGGAGCTCCCCGGCGAACCTGGCCGCGTACTTCGCCGACCACATCCAGAGAGTCACCGAGGACGATCTGGGGGGCGAGAAGCTCTTCCGCACCGGCTACCGCTTCTACACCACCCTCGACCCGGTGCAGCAGGCCGCGGCGGAGGAGGCGGTGGCGAAGGGGCTCGCGGAGATCGAGCGAACGGCCCTGTCCGCCGGCGAGCCGTTGCAGGCGGCGCTCGTCGCGGTGGACCCGGCGACCGGGGAGATGACCGCGATGGTCGGGGGCCGCGGCTACGGCGAGACCCAGTTCAACCGCGCGACCGATGCGAAGAGGCAGCCGGGGAGCGCCTTCAAGCCGTTCGTCCTGCTCGCGGCGATGGAGCGGGCGGCGGACGGGAGGGGGAAGACGACGCTCTCCACGATCGTCTCCGGCGAGCCCGTGACGGTGCCGGGGCCGAAGGAGCCGTGGACTCCGTCGAACTTCGAGGGGAAGCGGTACGGGGAGATCACGGTGCGGAAGGCGCTCGAGGAGTCGGTGAACACCGCCACCGTCCGGCTCGCGCTGGACGTCGGCCTGCCCGAGGTGGTGAAGACCGCCCGCGCCGCGGGGATCCGGTCTCCCCTCTCCCCCGTCCCCTCGGCGGCGCTGGGCAGCTTCGAGGTGACGCCGGTGGAGCTCGCCTACGCCTTCGCGACGATCGCGTCCGGCGGGATCCGCTACGATCCGTTCCCCCTTTTTTCCGCGACCACCGCGGCCGGGGAGATCCTCACCGCGGCGAAGGTCCGCTGGGAGCGCGCGTTCGACCCGCGGGCGGCGTACCTCACCGGGTACGCGATGCAAGGGGTCCTCGACCGCGGCACGGCGAAAACGGCGAAGGAGATGGGGATCGCCTTCCCCGCGTCGGGGAAGACCGGGACCACGGACGGAAACCGCGACTCCTGGTTCGTCGGCTACACCCCCGACGTGGTCTGCGCGGTCTGGGTGGGGTACGACTCGGGCGCGGATACGGGGGTGACCGGGGCGCGCGGCGCCCTTCGCGTCTGGGCCCGTTTCCTGCGCGCGCTCTACCCGGAATCCGGCCCCGTGACGCTGCGGCCCCCCGACGGGATCGAGTTCGCGGAGATCGACCCGGAGTCCGGGTTCCTCGCCACCACCGCCTGCCCGCAGACGCTGCGGGAAGGGTACTTTTCCGGGACGGCCCCTACGGATCCGTGCCCCCTCCACCCCGTGGACCCCGTCGTGGACACCGTCCGGCGAGGGGTGCGCGACATCGCCGACTTCTTCCGCAACCTGTTCAAGTAG
- the ileS gene encoding isoleucine--tRNA ligase yields the protein MEYKETLNLPQTEFPMRANLAQREPETLARWEGMGLHRRMTGNRKGRPTFVLHDGPPYANGHIHIGHALNKILKDMIVKYRTMAGALSVYVPGWDCHGLPIEHQVDKTLGAKKGAIPTGVKRRLCREYAAKFIDIQREEFKRLGVLGDWENPYRTMTFDYEAGILREFGRFVESGAVYQGTKPVYWCLSCRTALAEAEVEYADHTSPSIHVKFPFAEPPERIHPALAGKKVSFVIWTTTPWTIPANLGIALHPDYDYVALEEGGEAYVVAAGLADRFAAEAGLSSPATLATFRAGHLERMRCRHPFADRDSLLVLADYVTLEAGTGCVHTAPGHGREDYETGLKYGMPILAPLNDEGRFTADVPFFAGERVFDANPKVNEKLAEVGALMTRKQVTHSYPHCWRCKSPVIFRATKQWFISMDRTGLRGKALAGIRTVRWIPGWGQERIEGMIANRPDWCISRQRAWGVPIAVFRCEGCGHHLLDRKLIDHVAGFFEKEGADAWFDRDVSELLPPGTACPECRGTAFGKETDILDVWFDSGVSYACVCEGKENLGVPVDLYLEGSDQHRGWFHSSLLAAVGTRGVPPYRGVLTHGFVVDGKGEAMSKSRGNVIAPGEVIKKYGAEVLRLWVGALDYRDDNPLSQEILERIAESYRKIRNTIRYLLANVNDFSPERDAVPVERMEEMDRFAMVVFDRLVRKVRTAYEEYEFYVAYHAVNNFCSVDLSAFYLNVLKDRMYCSPAGDPARRSAQTAMFEMAKGLLALVAPVLSFTAEEAWGYLPAYPGKPESVFLSDLPEPLAIPEEEAIAARWERILALRSEVAQPLETARREKVIGSGQDALVTISPGPFADLFETHARAIRDTLIVSGIVVGEAAGPGAYESAAFPGLTVAVEKAPWGKCERCWNHAPEVGTLAVSPELCGRCAAAVGK from the coding sequence ATGGAGTACAAGGAAACGCTCAACCTGCCGCAGACGGAATTCCCGATGCGGGCCAACCTCGCCCAGCGGGAACCGGAGACGCTCGCCCGGTGGGAGGGGATGGGGCTGCACCGGAGGATGACCGGGAACCGGAAAGGGCGCCCCACCTTCGTCCTCCACGACGGCCCGCCGTACGCGAACGGACACATCCACATCGGGCACGCGCTGAACAAGATCCTCAAGGACATGATCGTCAAGTACCGGACGATGGCGGGGGCCCTCTCCGTCTACGTCCCCGGCTGGGACTGCCACGGCCTGCCGATCGAGCACCAGGTGGACAAGACCCTCGGGGCGAAGAAGGGGGCGATCCCCACCGGGGTCAAGCGCCGCCTCTGCAGGGAGTACGCGGCGAAGTTCATCGACATCCAGAGGGAGGAGTTCAAGCGCCTCGGCGTGCTGGGCGACTGGGAGAACCCGTACAGGACGATGACGTTCGACTACGAGGCCGGCATCCTGCGCGAGTTCGGCCGGTTCGTGGAGAGCGGCGCGGTGTACCAGGGGACGAAGCCGGTCTACTGGTGCCTCTCGTGCCGGACGGCGCTGGCCGAGGCCGAAGTCGAGTACGCGGACCACACCTCCCCCTCCATCCACGTCAAGTTCCCGTTCGCGGAGCCGCCCGAGAGGATCCACCCGGCGCTCGCCGGAAAGAAGGTCTCCTTCGTCATCTGGACGACCACGCCGTGGACGATCCCCGCAAACCTCGGGATCGCGCTCCATCCCGACTACGACTACGTCGCGCTCGAGGAGGGCGGCGAGGCGTACGTCGTCGCCGCGGGCCTCGCGGACCGGTTCGCGGCGGAGGCGGGGCTTTCCTCCCCGGCGACCCTCGCGACGTTCCGCGCGGGGCACCTCGAGCGGATGCGGTGCCGCCATCCGTTCGCCGACCGCGACTCCCTCCTCGTCCTGGCCGACTACGTGACGCTCGAGGCGGGGACGGGGTGCGTCCACACGGCCCCCGGCCACGGCCGCGAGGATTACGAGACGGGGCTCAAGTACGGCATGCCGATCCTCGCCCCGCTGAACGACGAGGGGCGCTTCACCGCGGACGTCCCGTTCTTCGCGGGAGAGCGGGTGTTCGACGCGAACCCGAAGGTGAACGAAAAGCTCGCCGAGGTCGGCGCGCTGATGACCCGCAAGCAGGTCACGCACTCCTACCCGCACTGCTGGCGCTGCAAGAGCCCCGTCATCTTCCGGGCGACGAAGCAGTGGTTCATCTCGATGGACCGGACCGGCCTGCGGGGGAAGGCGCTCGCCGGGATCCGCACGGTGCGCTGGATCCCCGGCTGGGGGCAGGAGCGGATCGAGGGGATGATCGCCAACCGGCCCGACTGGTGCATCTCGCGCCAGCGCGCCTGGGGCGTGCCGATCGCCGTGTTCCGCTGCGAGGGGTGCGGCCATCACCTTCTCGACCGGAAGCTGATCGATCACGTGGCGGGATTCTTCGAAAAGGAAGGGGCCGACGCCTGGTTCGATCGCGACGTGTCGGAGCTGCTCCCCCCGGGAACGGCGTGCCCGGAGTGCCGCGGGACGGCGTTCGGCAAGGAGACCGACATCCTCGACGTCTGGTTCGACTCGGGCGTCTCCTACGCCTGCGTCTGCGAGGGGAAGGAGAACCTGGGCGTCCCCGTCGATCTTTACCTGGAGGGTTCCGACCAGCACCGCGGCTGGTTCCACTCCTCCCTCCTCGCCGCCGTCGGCACGCGCGGCGTCCCGCCGTACCGCGGGGTGCTGACGCACGGGTTCGTCGTCGACGGCAAGGGCGAGGCGATGAGCAAATCCCGGGGGAACGTCATCGCCCCGGGAGAGGTCATCAAGAAGTACGGCGCCGAGGTCCTTCGCCTCTGGGTCGGCGCGCTGGACTACCGCGACGACAACCCGCTGTCGCAGGAGATCCTCGAGCGGATCGCGGAGTCGTACCGGAAGATCCGGAACACGATCCGGTACCTGCTGGCCAACGTGAACGACTTCTCGCCGGAGCGGGACGCGGTCCCCGTGGAGCGGATGGAGGAGATGGACCGGTTCGCGATGGTGGTCTTCGACCGCCTGGTGCGGAAGGTCCGAACGGCGTACGAGGAGTACGAATTCTACGTGGCGTACCACGCCGTGAACAACTTCTGCTCCGTGGACCTGTCCGCCTTCTACCTGAACGTCCTCAAGGACCGGATGTACTGCTCCCCCGCCGGGGACCCGGCGCGCCGTTCGGCGCAGACGGCGATGTTCGAAATGGCGAAAGGGCTGCTCGCGCTGGTCGCCCCGGTGCTGTCGTTCACCGCCGAAGAGGCGTGGGGATACCTCCCCGCGTACCCGGGGAAGCCGGAGAGCGTCTTCCTCTCGGACCTCCCGGAGCCTCTGGCGATCCCGGAGGAGGAGGCGATCGCGGCCCGATGGGAGCGGATCCTCGCGCTTCGGTCGGAAGTCGCGCAGCCGCTGGAGACGGCGCGCAGGGAGAAGGTGATCGGCAGCGGCCAGGACGCGCTGGTAACGATTTCGCCGGGCCCCTTCGCGGACCTCTTCGAAACGCACGCCCGGGCGATCCGCGACACGCTGATCGTCTCGGGGATCGTCGTGGGCGAGGCCGCCGGCCCGGGGGCGTACGAGAGCGCCGCCTTCCCGGGGCTTACGGTCGCGGTGGAAAAGGCGCCGTGGGGAAAGTGCGAACGGTGCTGGAACCACGCGCCCGAGGTGGGGACGCTCGCGGTGTCCCCGGAGCTGTGCGGGCGGTGCGCGGCCGCCGTGGGGAAGTAA
- the lspA gene encoding signal peptidase II produces the protein MAVPFLRKFPVPIVSALLLGGADQATKAWAVRTLPLFELRDVVPGFFGLVHVRNTGVAFSLLSNLDPGWVHPFLILATVLAMGAVLAYIAYLPCSGPAPVGLGLILGGAIGNLIDRARLGYVVDFLDLYWRDHHWPTFNVADVGITVGVVLLLIDMVVSPKETGDASRPAADR, from the coding sequence GTGGCGGTACCCTTCCTGCGGAAATTTCCGGTGCCGATCGTCTCGGCGCTCCTGCTCGGCGGCGCCGACCAGGCGACCAAGGCCTGGGCGGTGCGCACCCTCCCCCTGTTCGAGCTCCGCGACGTCGTCCCCGGCTTCTTCGGCCTGGTGCACGTGCGCAACACGGGGGTCGCCTTCAGCCTTCTTTCGAACCTCGATCCCGGCTGGGTCCACCCGTTCCTGATCCTCGCGACGGTGCTCGCGATGGGGGCGGTGCTCGCCTACATCGCGTACCTCCCCTGCAGCGGGCCGGCGCCGGTGGGGCTGGGGCTCATCCTCGGCGGGGCGATCGGGAACCTGATCGACCGGGCGCGGCTCGGGTACGTCGTCGACTTCCTCGACCTGTACTGGCGCGACCACCACTGGCCGACCTTCAACGTGGCGGACGTCGGGATCACCGTGGGCGTCGTCCTGCTCCTGATCGACATGGTCGTCTCTCCGAAGGAGACCGGGGATGCATCCCGTCCTGCTGCAGATCGGTAG
- the lgt gene encoding prolipoprotein diacylglyceryl transferase, translating into MHPVLLQIGSLKIYSYGVFVAIGFLAALWVSGREIARQGLDREKFLDMGFWVVLSAIAGARLFHVLVYWRQYAEAPGEILKLWNGGLVFYGGFIAATAACVVFLRRNRMPFLPVADASSIGIVLGLAFGRLGCTMAGCCFGKPTDLPWAVIFTDPACLAPLNVPLHPTQIYESIGGFAIFGILYAARDRFRTPGTRFWTMLILYGAARAFFEIFRDDPRGFVGPFSESQVVSALLIAYAVVSILRARAKPVNPAP; encoded by the coding sequence ATGCATCCCGTCCTGCTGCAGATCGGTAGCCTCAAGATCTACTCGTACGGCGTCTTCGTCGCGATCGGCTTCCTCGCCGCCCTGTGGGTCTCCGGCCGGGAGATCGCGCGCCAGGGGCTCGACCGCGAGAAGTTCCTCGACATGGGGTTCTGGGTGGTCCTCTCCGCCATCGCGGGGGCGAGGCTGTTCCACGTCCTCGTCTACTGGCGGCAATACGCGGAGGCGCCCGGAGAGATCCTGAAGCTGTGGAACGGCGGGCTGGTCTTCTACGGCGGGTTCATCGCCGCGACGGCGGCCTGCGTCGTCTTCCTCCGGAGGAACCGGATGCCGTTCCTGCCGGTGGCCGACGCGTCGTCGATCGGGATCGTGCTCGGGCTCGCCTTCGGGCGGCTCGGCTGCACCATGGCCGGATGCTGCTTCGGGAAGCCGACCGACCTCCCCTGGGCGGTCATCTTCACGGACCCCGCGTGCCTCGCGCCGCTCAACGTGCCGCTCCACCCGACGCAGATCTACGAGTCGATCGGGGGGTTCGCGATCTTCGGCATCCTCTACGCCGCGCGGGACCGGTTCAGGACGCCCGGGACGCGCTTCTGGACGATGCTGATCCTGTACGGCGCGGCGCGGGCGTTCTTCGAGATCTTCCGCGACGACCCCCGCGGCTTCGTCGGCCCCTTCTCCGAGTCGCAGGTCGTCTCCGCCCTCCTGATCGCCTACGCGGTCGTCTCCATCCTCCGCGCCAGGGCGAAGCCCGTCAACCCGGCTCCTTAA
- a CDS encoding DUF2628 domain-containing protein gives MESYIPSSSPPSAEELTAYIGPKAERYRPRFERFTRTGTTRFELSWNNPAAFLGIWWYLYRKMYVWALVDFVLSVLLGWTLFVPILWGVARAVTADYLYFRQADRRIREARPISSAVDAPAANAVHLSRLAAEGGVNRWVTWVAIVGTLLFLAVLFFAFGWLWSAIPPLRDLWPDPPGRWM, from the coding sequence ATGGAGTCTTACATCCCCTCGTCGTCGCCGCCCTCGGCGGAAGAGCTGACGGCGTACATCGGCCCGAAGGCGGAGCGGTATCGCCCCCGGTTCGAGCGGTTCACCCGGACGGGCACGACCCGGTTCGAGCTCTCCTGGAACAACCCGGCCGCCTTCCTGGGGATATGGTGGTACCTCTACCGGAAGATGTACGTGTGGGCGCTGGTCGACTTCGTCCTGAGCGTCCTGCTCGGATGGACCCTCTTCGTCCCGATCCTGTGGGGCGTCGCCCGCGCCGTCACCGCCGACTACCTCTACTTCCGGCAGGCCGACCGGAGGATCCGGGAGGCCCGCCCGATCTCTTCCGCCGTCGATGCGCCCGCCGCGAACGCGGTGCACCTCTCCCGGCTCGCCGCAGAGGGGGGCGTCAACCGGTGGGTCACGTGGGTCGCCATCGTCGGGACCCTCCTCTTTCTCGCCGTCCTCTTCTTCGCCTTCGGGTGGCTCTGGAGCGCGATCCCCCCGCTGCGCGACCTCTGGCCGGATCCCCCGGGCCGCTGGATGTAA